DNA from Solanum stenotomum isolate F172 chromosome 3, ASM1918654v1, whole genome shotgun sequence:
ATATGCAATATCTCGATGCACAATCATCGCAATTATCGCGGGCAATTCTTTACTCTTTCAACGCCAAATATAATGATTGTTGGACTCAATCCATTCACCATTACAATCAACTGGTACTACTATTCTATCTCCCATTAATGATGTTGAAGATAACTGAAAATATTGTAACTTAGAActaaaaaattgatcataaaaaaaattatattaaaatatcacaATTGTTGTAAGTTATTCAGCAATTGCTGAAATATATATAGCCGTTGCGGTAATttattcaacaacaacattcagCAATTGTTGTAAATTATTGAAATGGTCATATCAGTTGCTGAAAATTATTATACATCAGTGACAAgaacaataatataaaaatcaaatttttaaatgaataatacacaCAAACAATACTATTAACTTGTTAAAATGATTGAAAATTATCAGTTAAGAAGTGATTTCTAAAGTTTAGACCTTTTCAAATCACgtgttaaattaaaaatttgagattttcccttctcaaattcttcaaataaGAAATCTACAATAAGCTGCAACaccaataaaagaagaaaaagaagaagaagaagagaagaagaagaagcgcTAGTGATGAAGATTAGAagcaaaaaaaatgtgaaaagagCGCGACGTTGGgagagaacaaaaaaaaaactgatttggGGGCTTTCCTATTTTAGAAATTAGGGGTTTACTTAAATTTGGGTGAAagtgtaaaaataaaaacttgaggacctatataattatttttaaaaattaattaaaaatttgttaCCTACACTTAATAATTAAAACTAGAGTCACTATTTTTACATTTCAACACTTTTTTGTCACCTATAATTCATTCTCCAGTGGTTCAAATTCTACCTGGTAGAAGTGTTTGATAAGTACAAGttctagttgaggtgtctaaatgaattatGCGGATAATTTTAAGGGACCAGAGATGACTTATGCCTGATAACTATGCCCTCAAACTTTGAGTGTGTGcaagtaaacacttaaatttgtactataaaattgaacaatagACACACATATCCTACATGACATAGAACTCCATGTAGAACACAACATTACCATGTAGgatgaatatatttatttatcaattttatacaagtttaaatgtctacttgagcacatccaaaattaaaaatcatagtTGTCAACACACAAGATCATCAAACACAAAGAACATTATCCCTTTATACCACAAAGAGAAACAGAAACATACaacatgataaaacaataataaataaaattaaaaaaacaaaacatacaattaagcaaaagcaaattaattaattaattaagcttccATAAGAAACTCTTTATCTTTCTCCAACCTCTCCATAGCATTTGCTTCCAAGCTAATCTCCACATCAATTCCTCTTCCTCCATTTTTATCTGGATACAGATACATCATTCCATCAAACCTATTGTTCAATCCACTTCTCACTATCTCCGGTTTTCCCCATCCAAAATCCACATCATACACCTTAAACCTCGGCGAACTTCCCACCGCCACACAATTCACTCCGGCATCTTTGTACTCAAATATCTTCGGACTACTTTCCCACTCCTTGTTCCTTTCTTCAATCGCCTTCGCATCGTGATTCACAATTGCTTGCTGAATCATCCCTGCCGCAAACTCAATCGGATTCGATAACAGCAATCCCGCCGCCGTTACAGTGAAAATCGCCTGAATTAGGTTTCCGAAGTAACTCTCCGGCATTGGAGGATCGACTCTTTTCCGGCAATCAGCGAAGACGGTGTAAACCGTGTATTCCTCCGGTTTGAGTTGCCTCGCACGTGTGACAGCTAGCCACACGTGTGCGGAGAGGGACTGGAAAGTAGAGAACGACGGCGTATTTGAGCCTTCTGGTGGGTTAGCATTGACTTTTGACTTGATTTGATCAACTGCTGATTCGGAAAACTTGAACACCCTGTCGCGCATAGGTGGAACCACGCTGGCGCTAACATCACCGTTTGTTTCTGACTTGGCATGTTCTGGTGCGTCGGATGGCTTAGATAGGTTGAGTTTGACTCGGGTGTCACGAGCCTTGGTCCTTTCGAGGAAAGGTGGGACCGAAATGGAGGTGGCCCCACTACAAAGCTGGGCCCATGAA
Protein-coding regions in this window:
- the LOC125858175 gene encoding BAHD acyltransferase DCR; translated protein: MTKEEIATTNVNILKKSNVKPQKPLGKKECQLVTFDLPYLAFYYNQKLMVYKLGTENFEETVEKLKDGLALVLEDFYQLAGKLGKDEEGVFKVEYDDDMDGVEVIVAEAQGIEVANLTDHQEGINKFQDLIPYNKILNLEGLHRPLLAVQLTKLKDGLAMGLAFNHAVLDGTSTWHFMTSWAQLCSGATSISVPPFLERTKARDTRVKLNLSKPSDAPEHAKSETNGDVSASVVPPMRDRVFKFSESAVDQIKSKVNANPPEGSNTPSFSTFQSLSAHVWLAVTRARQLKPEEYTVYTVFADCRKRVDPPMPESYFGNLIQAIFTVTAAGLLLSNPIEFAAGMIQQAIVNHDAKAIEERNKEWESSPKIFEYKDAGVNCVAVGSSPRFKVYDVDFGWGKPEIVRSGLNNRFDGMMYLYPDKNGGRGIDVEISLEANAMERLEKDKEFLMEA